The DNA window GTAGTTGCTCCCATGCACGCCACCGAACTCGATGGTCACTGTCGACATGAGCGTCCAGTCCAGGGCGTTGTCGAGATCGCAGCCGTTCACTTCAGCCACGCATACGCTGCCGTGACACATGCCGCTCGAGCACTCGGCATCGCTACCGCAGGGGTCGCCGAGGCCACCACTGGAACCACCGCCCGATCCGCCATCGCCACCGGAGCCCCCAGCACCACCGGAGCCCCCAGCACCACCGGAGCCCCCAGCACCACCGGAGCCCCCAGCACCGCCCGATCCGCCATCGCCACCGGAGCCTCCAGTGCCTCCAGCGCCAGTGCCTCCAGCGCCAGCGCCTCCAGCGCCTCCCATTCCACCCGCACCTCCAGAGCCCCCCACGGAGGTCGACGATGGGCTCTCTGCACCACTCCCGCCGGCGCTCGCGTCGGCGTCTCCAGGGGCCAGCGCGTTCAACCGCTCATACTCATCGAGCCCCAGCAGACCCGTGCATCCTCCGCTCCCCACGCTCACCAGCAGCCATCCGGTGACGACGACCCCTCTGGCACCTCTCGTCCTCCCCATCAGAACCTCCCCTGCAGACCGATCCAGCCCGGCGCCACGCGCACCCCTGCTTGCACCTGCGGCTTCTCCCCGGCGGGCCAGAGCAGCAACGTCACCCCCGCCGCCGCGGCCACGCCCCCCACCACGAAACCCACCGTCGCGATCGTCCCCAGCGTGCTCGCGCGATCGTAGGCGTCACCTCCCGCATCGTCGAAGCAGCGGCCTCCGACACATTCCTCGTCGAGCTGACCCGCAGCGCCCATCGCGAGCACCCCGGTCACCGTCCCCACCCCCAACCCGATCGCCGCGAGCCCGAACGCCCCGAGCGCCGGCGTCACGAAGCCCCTTCTCCCCTCCGGACTCGTCGACACGGGCGACGACGCTTGGTGGGTCACCGAGTTCGTCTCCGCCGACGAAACACCCGCAGGTGGCGCTGGCGCCTTCAACGCCAGCACGACCCGCTCCTTCGCCCTCTCGGCGAGGTCGAGCGTCTGCGTCACCGTCACCCGGCCTGGCGCAGCCGCCGTCACCGTGTGCTCGCCCGGGTTCATCGCCTGCACGCCAGCCTGCGCGGCACGCCCGTCCACCAGCACCGAGATCCGATCCGCCGGGGCGCCCGTCACCACCACCTCGACCCTCGGGATGCGCGGCGTCAGCGCCTCGATCCCCGCCTTTGCTTGCGCTTGCGCATCGAAGAACACCTTGGGGGCGTAGTGGGTGAGCTGCTCGTCGAGCACCCGCTGATACGAAGCCCGTGCCTCGATCAGCCGACCCAGGTTCTCCTGCGCCTGCGCGATCTTCACGATGAACGTGGGCGCCTGGTAGGCCCGGTGAGCCTCCTCGAACGACCGGATCGCCTCCTCGTACTGCTCCGCGGTGAACTGCTCCATGCCCCGCTCCGCGGAGGCCTTCGCCGTGGCCTTTGCTTGCTCGATGGCTTCGAGCGACGCCGGTTGCGCGTGCGCGGGGGGCGCGAGGCCGACCGCGAAGAACGCTGCCTGAACGGTCAATCCCACCGTGATCCATCGTGCGCGCATCCTCATCTCCTTCGTGACCCGACCTCGGCGTTCTGGGCTACCGATCAGAACCAGGGCGTCGTGGTGCCTG is part of the Chondromyces crocatus genome and encodes:
- a CDS encoding tetratricopeptide repeat protein, with translation MRARWITVGLTVQAAFFAVGLAPPAHAQPASLEAIEQAKATAKASAERGMEQFTAEQYEEAIRSFEEAHRAYQAPTFIVKIAQAQENLGRLIEARASYQRVLDEQLTHYAPKVFFDAQAQAKAGIEALTPRIPRVEVVVTGAPADRISVLVDGRAAQAGVQAMNPGEHTVTAAAPGRVTVTQTLDLAERAKERVVLALKAPAPPAGVSSAETNSVTHQASSPVSTSPEGRRGFVTPALGAFGLAAIGLGVGTVTGVLAMGAAGQLDEECVGGRCFDDAGGDAYDRASTLGTIATVGFVVGGVAAAAGVTLLLWPAGEKPQVQAGVRVAPGWIGLQGRF